From one Pedobacter faecalis genomic stretch:
- a CDS encoding ATP-binding protein, with the protein MVSGVYKSFDANDRSYFAIIKKEIHKLVAEAGFPEQKVAHTDIIVGETTSNLMKHALGGEILVALKGEGSESYLEIVSIDSGPGIKDVDRMMEDGVSTSSTMGHGLGSIRRLSDFFDAYSLQGWGTILLIRIFKDKPLKNSMSSALGALIVPKKGEEVSGDGLIVARNKNHVKLMLMDGLGHGADANAVIKEAAKAFNNCLTDDPVATVRYIHSYIRKTRGGVGTVLLYNLKDASWEAAGAGNIMGKLFGHASSKNLVPYNGIIGHNIPATMNVQRYSGSDFPLVILCSDGIKSRWDISRYVGVQRHDPVILATAIYKDYGRQTDDMSVIVAKLNTL; encoded by the coding sequence ATGGTTAGTGGCGTTTATAAGAGCTTTGATGCTAACGACAGAAGTTATTTTGCGATCATCAAAAAGGAAATACATAAATTGGTTGCTGAGGCCGGCTTCCCTGAACAAAAAGTAGCGCATACGGATATCATTGTTGGAGAAACCACCTCTAACCTGATGAAGCACGCTTTAGGGGGCGAAATTCTTGTCGCTTTAAAGGGGGAGGGTAGTGAGTCCTATCTGGAAATCGTCAGCATAGATAGTGGTCCTGGAATAAAAGACGTGGATCGCATGATGGAAGACGGCGTATCCACCTCCAGCACCATGGGGCACGGATTAGGAAGTATACGGCGATTGTCTGATTTTTTTGATGCTTATTCGTTACAGGGATGGGGCACGATTCTTCTAATCAGGATCTTCAAAGACAAGCCGCTTAAAAACAGCATGAGTAGTGCTTTAGGGGCACTTATTGTACCAAAGAAAGGTGAGGAAGTAAGTGGAGACGGGCTGATCGTGGCCAGGAACAAAAATCATGTGAAATTAATGCTTATGGACGGGCTGGGCCATGGCGCCGATGCAAACGCGGTGATTAAAGAGGCGGCTAAAGCCTTTAATAATTGCCTTACCGACGACCCTGTTGCAACGGTCAGATATATCCACAGCTATATCAGGAAGACCCGCGGGGGGGTGGGTACCGTATTGTTATATAATCTAAAAGATGCCTCCTGGGAGGCTGCAGGTGCAGGAAACATCATGGGCAAGCTGTTCGGACACGCCTCAAGTAAAAACCTCGTACCGTATAACGGAATTATCGGGCATAATATACCTGCTACAATGAATGTTCAACGATATAGCGGTAGTGATTTTCCTCTGGTCATTTTATGTTCAGATGGAATTAAGTCCAGATGGGATATCTCCAGGTATGTCGGTGTTCAGCGTCATGATCCGGTGATACTTGCTACGGCCATCTATAAAGATTATGGGCGGCAAACGGATGATATGTCGGTAATAGTTGCTAAATTGAATACTTTATGA
- a CDS encoding sensor histidine kinase: MNSILEITLENEMDVMLAHQKMMRAAEIIGLSITTKTTFVTALSELSRVLIEHTDKGLLSVAVASDNARHKLNALLTYPVADGLIDERLFYYAKKLVPVLDFTSTAESYAINFSIGLPRSAAFGAEVLRRVRSEVRDKIISPYEGIKSKNAELSRLTEMQEEQLRYSKRLNELKSEFLSVASHEIKTPLTVLHGYVQMAAKKETLEETRKIITKIEQQLKKLNHLSVKLLDSAKTDSGKLEYDKQPMMVNAVLERLFADLVLITSSHELEMSVCDDVQLFIDPVRIEQVISNMVSNAAKYSAPGSRINISSSLNDNAELVISVKDEGFGMNSESVSRVFEKFYRDKGVASSYSGLGMGMYIANEIVSEHGGRIWVESEAGKGSTFHFSIPRAEGAA; the protein is encoded by the coding sequence ATGAACTCAATTCTGGAGATAACACTGGAAAACGAAATGGATGTCATGCTTGCACATCAGAAAATGATGCGCGCTGCGGAGATAATTGGATTGAGTATTACTACTAAGACCACTTTTGTTACTGCACTCTCTGAGCTAAGCCGTGTATTAATTGAGCACACGGATAAAGGCCTGCTTTCTGTTGCTGTGGCAAGCGATAATGCAAGGCATAAGTTGAATGCATTGCTCACTTATCCTGTTGCCGACGGACTGATCGACGAGCGTCTCTTCTATTATGCCAAGAAGCTGGTGCCTGTGTTAGATTTCACTAGCACCGCAGAGAGCTACGCCATAAATTTCAGTATCGGATTGCCAAGATCTGCCGCTTTCGGGGCTGAAGTCCTGAGGCGCGTACGGTCTGAAGTGCGCGACAAGATTATCTCACCGTATGAGGGGATTAAAAGTAAAAATGCTGAGCTTTCGCGTCTTACCGAAATGCAGGAAGAGCAGTTGCGATACTCAAAACGTCTTAACGAATTAAAAAGCGAATTCCTGTCGGTTGCCAGCCACGAAATCAAAACTCCGCTGACGGTGTTACATGGCTATGTTCAGATGGCCGCAAAAAAAGAAACACTTGAGGAGACACGAAAGATTATTACGAAAATAGAACAGCAGCTTAAAAAACTCAATCACCTCTCCGTAAAGCTCCTTGATTCTGCCAAGACAGACAGCGGTAAGCTGGAATATGATAAGCAGCCTATGATGGTTAATGCTGTTTTGGAACGCCTCTTTGCAGACCTTGTATTGATTACTTCAAGCCATGAACTCGAAATGTCCGTGTGCGATGATGTTCAACTTTTCATAGATCCTGTTCGCATAGAGCAGGTTATAAGCAATATGGTATCTAACGCGGCAAAGTATTCGGCTCCCGGAAGCAGGATTAATATCAGTAGCAGCCTGAACGACAATGCTGAATTGGTTATTTCTGTTAAGGACGAAGGTTTTGGAATGAACAGTGAAAGTGTGTCAAGAGTATTTGAAAAATTTTATAGGGATAAAGGTGTAGCCAGTTCCTATTCGGGCTTAGGGATGGGAATGTACATTGCTAACGAGATCGTATCCGAACATGGTGGCAGGATCTGGGTGGAAAGTGAAGCTGGCAAAGGTTCAACATTTCATTTCTCTATACCCCGCGCGGAAGGTGCAGCTTAA
- a CDS encoding SDR family oxidoreductase: MSKTIVITGASSGVGKAIALAFAERQDRLFLASRNERELEELVAECRSFGAIATVVKTDVTESADMVNLAAIADEQGAGIDVWVNNAGVLAVGPFDETPMVVQEQVIKTNLLGYMHGAHAALPYFKKQQYGILINNISIGGFLPVPFGVAYSASKFGLRGFSAALKTELAEFENIHVCDIFPAFLDTPGIQHAANYTGKQVRPAPPVYDPRRIASTVTALADNPTNETMIGSASRLLRLSYALMPGLTKGIAGAVIKCYLNRAEKIEKSDGNLFNPVRYGNAVYGGWGLPGKPKAHRKYIGGGIILGLAAALLLLKKHS, from the coding sequence ATGTCAAAAACCATAGTGATAACCGGGGCATCCAGCGGCGTAGGAAAAGCAATCGCACTTGCATTTGCGGAAAGACAGGACAGACTTTTCCTGGCTTCCAGGAATGAGAGAGAACTTGAAGAACTGGTTGCGGAGTGTAGATCATTTGGAGCTATTGCCACCGTTGTTAAAACCGACGTTACGGAGTCGGCCGACATGGTCAACCTTGCTGCAATAGCCGATGAGCAAGGCGCGGGAATAGATGTATGGGTAAACAATGCAGGGGTTCTGGCTGTCGGCCCATTTGATGAAACCCCAATGGTTGTGCAGGAACAGGTGATAAAGACAAACCTGCTTGGTTACATGCATGGCGCACATGCGGCACTTCCATATTTTAAGAAACAACAGTATGGTATACTGATCAATAATATCTCCATTGGCGGCTTCTTGCCTGTTCCGTTTGGTGTGGCATATTCGGCCAGTAAGTTTGGACTGAGGGGCTTCTCCGCCGCATTAAAAACAGAATTGGCCGAATTTGAAAACATCCATGTGTGTGATATTTTCCCTGCATTTCTGGATACGCCAGGCATACAGCATGCGGCTAACTATACCGGAAAGCAAGTCAGACCGGCACCTCCTGTTTATGACCCAAGACGTATTGCATCGACCGTGACAGCGCTTGCCGACAATCCCACAAATGAAACGATGATCGGTAGCGCGTCGCGCCTGCTGCGTTTGTCTTACGCTTTAATGCCTGGGCTTACCAAGGGGATCGCCGGAGCAGTAATCAAATGTTACTTGAACAGAGCTGAAAAAATAGAAAAATCAGACGGTAACCTGTTTAACCCCGTGCGGTATGGAAACGCTGTGTACGGGGGCTGGGGGCTACCAGGGAAACCTAAAGCCCACCGGAAATATATCGGTGGCGGAATTATACTTGGATTAGCTGCCGCACTGCTCCTGCTGAAAAAGCATTCTTAA
- a CDS encoding DUF4268 domain-containing protein, with product MIRTDKKKANFTDKKDNRLYSKSEASQLRHEFWTTFGQYISPHPSADGMRINWVNYKTGIKHLQFKMQADNRSASIAIEISNPDPGIQELVFEQFSELKKVLHEQLGEEWEWNKFVADEYGKTICRIERSLSGVRIFRKEDWPTLISFFKPRIIALDEFWSVAQFSFEMFK from the coding sequence ATGATAAGGACTGACAAAAAAAAAGCTAACTTTACAGACAAAAAAGATAACAGGTTGTATTCAAAGAGCGAGGCATCACAGCTTAGACACGAATTCTGGACTACTTTCGGTCAATACATCTCGCCCCATCCTTCGGCAGATGGAATGCGGATAAACTGGGTAAATTATAAGACCGGCATTAAGCATCTTCAGTTCAAGATGCAGGCCGACAACCGATCGGCCTCCATCGCTATAGAGATTTCCAATCCGGACCCAGGCATTCAGGAACTTGTTTTTGAACAATTTAGCGAATTAAAAAAAGTCCTGCATGAACAACTTGGAGAAGAATGGGAATGGAATAAGTTTGTAGCCGATGAATATGGTAAAACTATTTGCCGTATTGAGCGTTCCTTAAGTGGTGTACGGATATTCAGGAAAGAAGACTGGCCTACACTCATATCATTTTTCAAACCAAGGATTATCGCGCTCGACGAATTCTGGAGTGTGGCGCAATTCAGCTTTGAGATGTTTAAGTAA
- a CDS encoding response regulator transcription factor, protein MIKRIHVLEDDEDIRYIIGVLLKDEGYELQLSSSFTELKSKLRDSVPDLFILDVMIPDGDGTDICTDLKSDPFTRHIPIIVMSANDQNKQKSLEAGANDYISKPFDIDYIVKRINAQLNR, encoded by the coding sequence ATGATAAAAAGAATACATGTGCTTGAAGATGATGAGGATATCAGATACATAATCGGCGTCTTGCTAAAAGACGAAGGTTATGAATTGCAATTGTCGTCTTCTTTTACAGAGCTAAAGAGCAAATTAAGAGATTCAGTACCTGATCTGTTCATTCTGGATGTAATGATACCTGACGGTGACGGTACCGATATTTGTACTGATCTGAAGAGCGATCCCTTCACCAGACATATCCCGATTATCGTCATGTCGGCGAACGACCAGAATAAGCAGAAAAGTCTTGAAGCAGGCGCCAATGATTATATCAGCAAGCCTTTCGACATAGATTACATCGTGAAGCGTATCAACGCTCAGCTCAACCGTTAA
- a CDS encoding phosphoheptose isomerase, protein MSDQKKEIFESVAQRLKIEGFNVINRDETRPWGGFFVIDEAQAQQFANIYFEGLNVEDLRISGKLSPKILIVAPETRLSWQYHHRRAEIWQVVNGTVGVVTSDTDEEGELQELAPGQRIKLKQGERHRLIGLKDWGIVSEIWQHTDLDNPSDESDIVRVQDDFGR, encoded by the coding sequence ATGTCAGATCAGAAAAAAGAGATATTTGAAAGTGTCGCACAACGGTTGAAGATTGAAGGTTTCAATGTCATCAATCGTGATGAAACTCGTCCATGGGGCGGTTTTTTTGTTATCGACGAAGCACAAGCCCAACAATTTGCCAATATTTATTTCGAAGGCCTTAACGTAGAGGACCTGCGAATTTCAGGAAAGCTAAGTCCGAAGATATTGATCGTTGCACCAGAGACTCGTTTGTCCTGGCAGTATCACCACCGCCGTGCAGAGATTTGGCAGGTCGTTAACGGTACTGTAGGTGTTGTTACAAGCGATACAGATGAAGAGGGAGAACTGCAGGAACTTGCACCCGGACAGCGCATTAAACTGAAGCAAGGCGAAAGACATCGCCTGATCGGCTTGAAAGACTGGGGTATTGTTTCAGAAATATGGCAGCATACTGACCTGGATAACCCTTCAGACGAAAGCGATATCGTTAGGGTTCAGGATGATTTTGGACGATAG